The Microbacterium amylolyticum genome includes the window CCACCCCGGAGCCTGCACCCGCACCAACTCCGACGCCGGAGCCCGCTCCATCGCCCGAAGTAAAACCGGAGCCAGAGCCATCACCCACGCCCGTTCCTTCTCCGACGCCGGATCCCACACCGGAGCCGCAGCCGACTCCTGCTCCTACGCCACCACCCTCGAACGAGGGGTCCGAGGACTCATGCGCAAGCGTCGAGCCCGAGGAACCAAGCGAACCTGCTGAAGATGACACACCAGGGGAACCAGACGACCCTGCCGACGAAGCGCCCCTCATGGCGCTCACGCTCACCGAGGTCTGCTGGAACGCTCATCTCACCGCTGAGCTCACCGTCGAGCTCACCATCGAGCTCACCATCTCCGGGACGCCCGGCGAAGACATTACCGTCGCGATATCACAGGGACCGGATCAGTTCTCCAAAGAAGCATTAATCAACCCCGATGGCACGGCAACTGTCGTCATTATCGGGCCGTACCACCCGAACCATCCGATTCGTGTGAACTACGTCAACGGGGATGCCGATGCCCTCGAGATCAGTTGGTTCGATCTGCTAGCAGCCGGCCTCCCCTAGTCCGTAGCCTCGATCCAGATGGCGTGGTCCTTCGGGAGAGAGCCGTCGATTCCGAGTTCGCCAGAGCGGGCGATCACCTTGCCCGCGGGGGGCACAACGGGTCGAGCGCCGAGGTTCGCGACAACGATCACATCGCCGTTGCGATACGCGACGACGTTGTTCTCAACGCCCTTGATCCATTCGAGGCTGCCCTGCCCGAGGTTGTATTCGCGGCGCAGACGAAGCAGCTCCCGGTACAGCGACAGCGTTGAGGACGGATCGTCCGCCTGCTCATCGCGGGCGTAGGAACCCCACTCTTCGGGAATCGGAAGCCACGACTGATCGGTGTCGTTAAACCCGAACGTGGCCCCATCAGCCGACCACGGCAACGGCACGCGGCAGCCATCGCGTCCGACATCCTTACCGTCGGTGCGCAGGAACCGGGGATCGCGGCGCTGCTCGCGGCTGATGTTGATGACCTCGGGCAGGCCGAGCTCCTCCCCCTGGAAAAGGTAGGCGGAGCCGGGCAATCCGAGCATGACGGTGGTGGCAGCGCGTCCCACGGGGCCCTCGCGCTCGGGCTTGGGCTGATAGCGCGATTCGGGGCCGACGCCCGAGTGCTGCTTGCTGGGCGGCAGCGTCAAGCGTGAGGGATGGCGGATGACATCGTGGTTCGAGAGCACCCACGTGGACGGCGCTCCCACCGATCCGAACACCTCAAGGGAGTGATCGATGACCTCGCGGATGCGCGGCGCCTTCCACGGTGTGCCCAGGTAGGACATGTTGAACGCCTGGTGCATTTCATCGGGCCGCACCCATAGAGCCACCTGTTCGAGGGTCGGCAGCCACGCTTCGGCACACAGCGCACGGTCGCCGTCGTACTCCTCGAGGAGCTTGCGCCAGTCGCGATAAATCTCGTGGACACCGGGCTGTGCCAGATAGGGGGCTTCGTTGCCGAGCCCTCCCATCGCCCCCTTCTTCGCGATGATGTGATCGGGAAGCTCCGGGTCCTTCACGAGGCCGTGTGCCACGTCAATGCGGAAACCGTCGACGCCGCGATCCAGCCAGAACCGCAAAATGGAGCGGAATTCTTCCTTCACCACCGGGTTCTGCCAGTTGAGGTCGGGCTGCGAGCTGTCGAACAGGTGCAGGTACCACTGACCGGGCGTTCCGTCTTCGTTCGTCACCCGCGTCCACGCGGAGCCGCCGAAGAACGATGGCCAGTTGTTGGGCGGACGGTTCCCCTTCTTGCCCTTCCCGTCGGCAAAGATGTAACGCTCGCGCTCGGGCGAACCCGGTTCGGCGGCGAGCGCCTCCTGGAACCAGGCATGCTGATCCGACGTGTGGTTGGGAACGAGATCGACGATCACCCGGATACCGCGCTCGTGCGCCGCCGCGAGGAACGCGTCGAAGTCATCCAACGTACCGAAGATTGGGTCGATGTCGCGGTAGTCCGAAACGTCGTAGCCCGCGTCTTTCTGCGGTGATGGCATGAACGGCGAGAACCACACCGCATCAATACCGAGATCGGCGAGGTGGTCGATGCGTGAGAGCGCACCACGCAGATCGCCCACTCCGTCGCCGTCTGAGTCGACGAAGGAACGCGGGTAGATCTGATAGATGACGGCGGTACGCCACCACTCGGAGCCAGTCTCAGTCATAACATCGATCCTTCCGGCGGCCGGGTGCCGCATGCAAGCCACAATACGATGAACCCGCGCGATCGGATCGCGCGGGTTCATCGATAACGCCAATTCTGAGTTGCTGTTTAGCCCTTCGACGCCCCCGCAAGCAGGCCGCGGACGAAGTACCGCTGCAGCACGAGGAACACCACCAGAGGCACGATGATCGCGATGAACGCACCGGCCGTGAGCAGGTGCCACGCCTCTCCGCGCTGCCCCGTCATCTGTGCCAAGAGTTTCGTGACCGGCGAGACGTTACCGTCCGCAAAGATCAACGACACGAGCAGATCGTTCCACACCCACAGGAACTGGAAGATGGCGAACGATGCGATCGCGGGCATGCTCAGCGGCAACACGATCCGATAGAAAATCTGGCCGTGGCTGGCACCGTCAACGCGGGCTGCCTCGATGACATCCTTCGGAATCTGCGACACGAAGTTGTGCAGGAGGAAGATCGCCAGGGGCAGGGCGAAGATCGTGTGTGCGATCCACACCTGCGCATAGCCTGCTGCCCCGAAGGCCTGAATGACAGGGAATCCGAACAGCTCGCCCCGCGAGAACAACCGCAACAGCGGGATGAACGCCATCTGGATGGGCACGATCTGCAGCGCAAACACGAGAACGAACAGAACGTTCTTTCCCTTGAAATCCATCCACGCGAATCCGTACGCGGCAAGGGTCGCGATGATCAGCGGGATGAGCGCCGCGGGGATGGTGATGGCGAACGAGTTCACGAACGCCTGCACCATCGTGATACCGCCGACGGTCGTCGACAGCGCCTCCGTGTAGTTGTCCGTCGTCCAGCCCCAGTTACGGAACGCCGTCCACCAACCGGTGGTCTGAATCTCTGTCTGAGGACGGAACGACGACACCAGCAGACCGAAGGTGGGGATCGTCCAGATCACCGCGATGACGATTGCCGCGATCGTCGCGATCGGCGACGTCAGCGTCTTCTTCGCGTTTGAGAATGCCCCGGGTTTTGTGCCCGGCCCCGTCGTGACGAGTGTCCGTGTTTCGCTCATCACGCAATCTCCTTCTGCTTGTTCATCTGCCGCGCGTTGTAAATAATGAGCGGCAGCACGAGGACGAACAGCACAACGGCGTACGCCGCAGCGCGACCCGTCTGCAGGTTGCTGAACTGCGAGTACATTTCGTTCGCGATCACCGAGGTGTTGTTGCCACCGGCGGTCATGGTGCGAACGATGTCGAAGATCTTCATCGACGTGAGGGCGATCGTCGTCAGAACGACAACGATCGACGTCTTAATGCTCGGAACAACGATCTGCAGGAAGCGCTGGATCGCATTCGCGCCATCGAGCTGTGAGGCCTCGATCTGCTCGGCCGGAACACCCTTGATCGCCGCAGACAGCACGACCATCGCGAAACCGGTGTAGATCCAGACGAACACGAGGATGAGGAAGAGAGTGTTCCACGGCTCGAGCTGGAGGAAGAAGATCGGCTCTCCGCCCAACCAGACGATGATCTGGTTCAGGAAACCAATCTGGTCTCGTCCGGACGGGCGATGCGTGTACATGAAGCGCCAAATGATGCTGGCGCCGACGAACGAGATCGCCATCGGCAAGAAGATCAGTGTCTTGTAGATCTTCTCGCCGCGCGTCTTATCGATGAAGTACGCATACACCAGACCGATCGCTGTCGAGGCGACAGGGGCGATGAGCACCCACACGATGGTGTTCGCCACGGTTCGGATGCCCTGAGGTTGGGTGAAGATCCACTCGTAGTTCGCGAGACCGACGAACGCCGTTCCCGTCGAGTTGAAGAACGACTGGATGATCGTCTCGACAACAGGGAGGATCAAGCCGACGAACAGCAGCGACAGCGCCGGGGCCAGGAACGCGAACAGCTGGAACTTGTAGCCCGCCCCTTCCTTCGCCCGCAGGTCGAACCAGAAGAAGAGCAGGCCCAGAATTCCCGCGCCGAGAATGGCCCACCACCACGACTGCAGCAGCCAGAGCACACCCAGCGGCGCGAGAACGCAGACCGCGAGCCGGATCAGGGTATAGATGCGTCCCTTACGCGGGGCAATTTCGATGAAGAAGAGGAGGATCCCGACCGCCGCCGCGAAGGTCGCGACGACGATCGGAATCTGGGCCCAGGGCGACAGCCAGCTGAGCCACGTGAGGAAGTCGGCCATGAGGTTTACTCGTCAGGCCAGCCCGAGTCGATCTGTCGGAGGACGGAATCGAGGTCGGTGCCGCCTACCCACGACCGCATGCCCTCCCAGAACGTTCCGGCGCCAACGGTGCCGGGCATCAGGTCGGAGCCATCGAAACGGAACACCGTGTCGGGATCCTGCAGCAGTTCAACGGACTGCTCAAGGATCGGGCTCGATGCGAGCGACGGGTCGAGGCCCGAGTTCGCGCTGACCACGCCGCCGAGGCCGACGCGGGAGTTGGCCCATTCGGGGCTCGAGAGGTATTCCTGAACAGCGATCGTTGCCGGGTTGTCGTTGAACGCACCCACCAGCTCACCGCCACCGGTAATCGCCGGGTCGTCGCCCGCGCTCATCGGGGGCTGCATGAACGCCCACACATCGCCGTCCTCGGAAACCTCGCCGCCGGCGTCAATGATGAAGCCCTCGAGGAACGATGCCTGGTGCGTGAGAACGCAGTCACCGGAGACGAGGGGGTTGGCAACGTCGCCGAACGCCGTGGAATCGATCGACTCGACACCGCCGAAGCCCGCGTTGACGCGTTCGGGGTTGAGGAGAATCTCGCCGACGTGCTCGAACGCGCTCTTGATGCTGTCGTCCGTGAAGGGGATCTCGCCGACAACCCACTGGTCGTAGACATCCGTTCCGGACTCGCGAAGGACGATGTCCTCGATCCAGTCCGTTCCGGGCCAGCCGGTCGCGGCGTCAGAGCCGAAGCCCACGCACCAGGCGGGACCGCCCGTGTCGGCGGCGATCTCATCGCTGAGGTCCAACAGCCCATCCCAGTCGTCCGGAATCTCCCAACCGTGCTCTTGGAAGGCGTCGTTGTTGTACCAGATCCATCCCTTCACGTTGGCCATGAGGGGGGCGCCGTAGAGCTCATCGCCGACGGTGAGGTACGTCGCCCACGATTCGTTCCAGTACTCCGCAACGTTCGTCGCGACGGTGTCGGATGCCGGTACCAGGTGTCCGCGTGCGGCGAGGTCCGAGAACAGACCGGGCTGCGGGAAGAAGGCGAGGTCGGGCGGGTTTCCGCCCTGAGCGCGAATGCCGATCTGCGCCTCGAACTCCTGGGAGCCCTCGTAGACGATGTCGATGCCGCTCTGTTCTTCCCAGTCCGCCCAGGACTGTTCGAGAAGAGCAGCTTCGGTATCGACAATCGTGCCGTAAATGCGTACCGTTTGGGGGCCATCTCCGGCATCGTCGCCACCGGTTCCTCCGGGGCCACCCCCGGTTCCGGGTCCGCTTCCGCAGCTCGCGAGTACGAGGGCTGTTGCGGAGAGCGCTGCTGCTGAGATGAGGGTGCG containing:
- a CDS encoding glycoside hydrolase family 13 protein, which translates into the protein MTETGSEWWRTAVIYQIYPRSFVDSDGDGVGDLRGALSRIDHLADLGIDAVWFSPFMPSPQKDAGYDVSDYRDIDPIFGTLDDFDAFLAAAHERGIRVIVDLVPNHTSDQHAWFQEALAAEPGSPERERYIFADGKGKKGNRPPNNWPSFFGGSAWTRVTNEDGTPGQWYLHLFDSSQPDLNWQNPVVKEEFRSILRFWLDRGVDGFRIDVAHGLVKDPELPDHIIAKKGAMGGLGNEAPYLAQPGVHEIYRDWRKLLEEYDGDRALCAEAWLPTLEQVALWVRPDEMHQAFNMSYLGTPWKAPRIREVIDHSLEVFGSVGAPSTWVLSNHDVIRHPSRLTLPPSKQHSGVGPESRYQPKPEREGPVGRAATTVMLGLPGSAYLFQGEELGLPEVINISREQRRDPRFLRTDGKDVGRDGCRVPLPWSADGATFGFNDTDQSWLPIPEEWGSYARDEQADDPSSTLSLYRELLRLRREYNLGQGSLEWIKGVENNVVAYRNGDVIVVANLGARPVVPPAGKVIARSGELGIDGSLPKDHAIWIEATD
- a CDS encoding carbohydrate ABC transporter permease, with product MSETRTLVTTGPGTKPGAFSNAKKTLTSPIATIAAIVIAVIWTIPTFGLLVSSFRPQTEIQTTGWWTAFRNWGWTTDNYTEALSTTVGGITMVQAFVNSFAITIPAALIPLIIATLAAYGFAWMDFKGKNVLFVLVFALQIVPIQMAFIPLLRLFSRGELFGFPVIQAFGAAGYAQVWIAHTIFALPLAIFLLHNFVSQIPKDVIEAARVDGASHGQIFYRIVLPLSMPAIASFAIFQFLWVWNDLLVSLIFADGNVSPVTKLLAQMTGQRGEAWHLLTAGAFIAIIVPLVVFLVLQRYFVRGLLAGASKG
- a CDS encoding carbohydrate ABC transporter permease — protein: MADFLTWLSWLSPWAQIPIVVATFAAAVGILLFFIEIAPRKGRIYTLIRLAVCVLAPLGVLWLLQSWWWAILGAGILGLLFFWFDLRAKEGAGYKFQLFAFLAPALSLLFVGLILPVVETIIQSFFNSTGTAFVGLANYEWIFTQPQGIRTVANTIVWVLIAPVASTAIGLVYAYFIDKTRGEKIYKTLIFLPMAISFVGASIIWRFMYTHRPSGRDQIGFLNQIIVWLGGEPIFFLQLEPWNTLFLILVFVWIYTGFAMVVLSAAIKGVPAEQIEASQLDGANAIQRFLQIVVPSIKTSIVVVLTTIALTSMKIFDIVRTMTAGGNNTSVIANEMYSQFSNLQTGRAAAYAVVLFVLVLPLIIYNARQMNKQKEIA
- a CDS encoding ABC transporter substrate-binding protein gives rise to the protein MKTVRTRTLISAAALSATALVLASCGSGPGTGGGPGGTGGDDAGDGPQTVRIYGTIVDTEAALLEQSWADWEEQSGIDIVYEGSQEFEAQIGIRAQGGNPPDLAFFPQPGLFSDLAARGHLVPASDTVATNVAEYWNESWATYLTVGDELYGAPLMANVKGWIWYNNDAFQEHGWEIPDDWDGLLDLSDEIAADTGGPAWCVGFGSDAATGWPGTDWIEDIVLRESGTDVYDQWVVGEIPFTDDSIKSAFEHVGEILLNPERVNAGFGGVESIDSTAFGDVANPLVSGDCVLTHQASFLEGFIIDAGGEVSEDGDVWAFMQPPMSAGDDPAITGGGELVGAFNDNPATIAVQEYLSSPEWANSRVGLGGVVSANSGLDPSLASSPILEQSVELLQDPDTVFRFDGSDLMPGTVGAGTFWEGMRSWVGGTDLDSVLRQIDSGWPDE